A region of the Pricia mediterranea genome:
CTTGTTCGGGTTCGATCCTATTCATCTTTTCGATGGTATACAATGGCTTCCCAGCTTCACGTAATTTCTTATAGCGTTCGCCCGAGGATTTCAAAATGGTCTTCACTTCCGCCTGGGCAATAACCGGAAAGGTTCTCGCGTACAGAAGAAATAATACAAAGAAAAATCCGATGGTCCCGATAAATATTCCGATATCGACGAAAGTCGGCGAGAACATGGTCCATGACGAAGGTAAATAATCGCGGTGCAACGAGGTAACGATAATCACGAAACGCTCGAACCACATCCCTATGTTCACGACAATCGAAATGAAAAACGAGAACATAATACTGGTCCGTAATTTTTTGAACCACATAAACTGCGGGGAGAATACATTACAGGTCATCATACTCCAATAGGCCCACCAGTAAGGCCCGGTAGCCCGATTCAAGAAGGCATATTGCTCGTACTCGACACCAGAATACCAAGCCATAAACAGTTCGGTGATATAGGCACATCCTACAATCGAACCGGTAAGCATAATTACGATATTCATCAATTCGATATGCTGCACGGTGATATACGCTTCAAGACTACATACCTTACGCATGATAATCAGAAGGGTATTCACCATGGCAAAACCCGAAAATATGGCTCCAGCTACAAAATAGGGCGGAAAAATGGTGGTGTGCCATCCAGGCACGATGGAAGTGGCAAAGTCAAAAGATACAATGGTGTGTACGGAAAGTACCAAGGGCGTGGCAAGACCTGCCAATACTAAGGATACCTCTTCGAAACGTTGCCAGTCTTTGGCACGACCGGTCCATCCAAAGCTCAATAGACTGTAAATTTTCTTCTGAAAAGGTTTGACCGCCCGGTCACGGATCATGGCGAAATCGGGTAAAAGTCCCGTCCACCAGAATACCAAGGAAACGGAGAGATAGGTCGAT
Encoded here:
- the nrfD gene encoding NrfD/PsrC family molybdoenzyme membrane anchor subunit; translated protein: MASHYEAPIRKPLVLGDKGYHDVSVDIAAPVEGKANKHWWIVFSIALVAFLWGVGCIIYTVSTGIGTWGLNKTIGWAWDITNFVWWVGIGHAGTLISAVLLLFRQKWRMAINRSAEAMTIFSVIQAGLFPVIHMGRPWLAYWVLPIPNQFGSLWVNFNSPLLWDVFAISTYLSVSLVFWWTGLLPDFAMIRDRAVKPFQKKIYSLLSFGWTGRAKDWQRFEEVSLVLAGLATPLVLSVHTIVSFDFATSIVPGWHTTIFPPYFVAGAIFSGFAMVNTLLIIMRKVCSLEAYITVQHIELMNIVIMLTGSIVGCAYITELFMAWYSGVEYEQYAFLNRATGPYWWAYWSMMTCNVFSPQFMWFKKLRTSIMFSFFISIVVNIGMWFERFVIIVTSLHRDYLPSSWTMFSPTFVDIGIFIGTIGFFFVLFLLYARTFPVIAQAEVKTILKSSGERYKKLREAGKPLYTIEKMNRIEPEQESVTQDVLMGEVVPPKDNKTGVSDLLRTIGRFDAAQEKPDDLKKIKGIGPQMEATLNDIGIFTFAQVARMTKREYDLLDTITESFPGRAQRDDWAGQARLLSGKERNK